In the genome of Balneola sp., one region contains:
- a CDS encoding DUF2723 domain-containing protein, whose product MFSDHKATNKYLALFTFLVSLIIYSLTLAPTASFWDAGEFIAVAHGLQVNHPPGAPLYSLIGRLASMFMPAEYVAVSINFISALSSALTVMLLYLIVVRLVREFRGHPDDMSLIDKVGMYGGAVVGALTFSVTDTFWFNAVEAEVYAMSMFFTAIVVWLALKWSENHEKPYNERWLVLIAYMFGLAIGVHLLNLLAIFFVALIVYFKKRDFTLISFTIMGAIAVLSFLVVYPFTIQILPDWSGKVGDVTYGLIGPLLFVVIVLASLAGGIYYTHKNKYRLANIALISYAMIVIGYSSYSVIMIRSIADPPIDENDPETVEDFVKYLKREQYGDTPIFSGRNFDNVTGQIDQNAEALFPRRHSPDPRDLAFYSRYDSDWDFFWEYQINHMYIRYFNWNFIGREADIQDTGWRSGFEEAKYPNNRANNAYFFIPFILGLFGMVFHFSSDWRRASAILALFVVTGLAIIIFLNQDPYQPRERDYAYVGSFFAFAIWIGMGVTGVIDLLKKYTKENVAVSYAFIALCIAGSPILMGAQNWDDHDRSNRYVAPDYAKNLLNSLAPNAIVFTNGDNDTFPLWYAQEVEGVRTDVRIVCLSLLNTDWYIKQLKNQWSHESAPLPINLTDEEVDIITSRIDRWQPKNINIPVDKEMLRQAFSGDYEYKEAIGVKPDTSLPILQTGTDFEIPVDSLDNSMNWRVNGRLYGQDAQGNGVYYMQVQDLMILEILESNDWLRPVYFANTVSTPSMLGMEDYFRTEGKAYRIIPKKTESRYTGYIDPEIHTRRLRNFSFTEWNNPDVYFDENIRRMLGNYRYTFLQLAETFKSQNQPDSAAHYLKMAEEKLPFRPDEENFNLQALFATNYITLNRMEDAGRLALKIKDNIEREFTNSFENFMSAQLRVEELSAEFDAARRNGDINKQRRLRPQINALAQQAQSFGDEVMQVRQYLAITQFALYRSGNIDEANELVTTINTLVQGSPFPLLPADEQESTAEITRYGLL is encoded by the coding sequence ATGTTTTCAGATCATAAAGCGACGAATAAATATTTAGCCCTTTTTACGTTCCTCGTTTCCCTCATCATCTACTCGCTAACTTTAGCACCTACTGCCAGCTTCTGGGATGCTGGTGAATTTATTGCTGTTGCCCATGGCTTGCAGGTAAATCACCCCCCTGGCGCTCCATTGTACTCACTTATTGGACGATTGGCATCAATGTTTATGCCTGCAGAATACGTTGCTGTAAGCATCAACTTCATCAGCGCGCTTTCTTCTGCACTAACCGTGATGTTGTTGTATTTAATTGTTGTTCGATTGGTTCGTGAGTTTAGAGGGCACCCCGATGATATGTCGCTAATTGACAAAGTAGGCATGTATGGAGGAGCAGTTGTAGGCGCCCTAACTTTTTCTGTCACAGATACATTCTGGTTTAATGCAGTTGAAGCGGAAGTTTATGCCATGTCGATGTTTTTTACAGCAATCGTAGTGTGGCTTGCTCTGAAATGGTCAGAAAATCATGAGAAACCTTATAATGAGCGGTGGTTGGTACTCATAGCCTATATGTTTGGGCTCGCAATTGGAGTCCACCTCTTAAACCTGCTGGCTATCTTCTTTGTCGCTCTGATTGTGTATTTCAAAAAGCGGGATTTTACGCTTATTTCCTTTACGATAATGGGAGCAATTGCCGTTCTCTCATTCCTGGTAGTCTATCCTTTTACAATTCAGATATTACCTGATTGGTCTGGAAAAGTAGGTGATGTAACCTATGGTCTCATTGGCCCCCTCCTATTTGTTGTGATAGTGCTGGCATCACTCGCAGGTGGCATTTACTACACACATAAAAACAAGTACCGACTCGCGAATATCGCCCTGATCAGTTACGCGATGATTGTAATTGGTTATTCCTCTTACTCAGTGATTATGATCAGATCTATTGCTGATCCTCCGATTGATGAAAATGACCCTGAAACTGTAGAGGATTTCGTTAAGTACCTAAAAAGGGAACAATACGGAGACACCCCAATTTTTAGCGGAAGGAATTTTGATAATGTAACGGGACAGATAGATCAAAACGCTGAAGCACTGTTCCCACGTCGCCACTCTCCCGACCCACGGGATTTAGCATTCTACTCCAGATATGATAGTGATTGGGATTTCTTTTGGGAATACCAAATCAACCATATGTACATCCGCTATTTTAATTGGAATTTTATAGGCAGGGAAGCAGATATACAGGATACTGGATGGCGATCTGGTTTTGAAGAAGCTAAATACCCTAACAATAGGGCCAATAATGCTTATTTCTTCATTCCTTTCATCTTAGGCTTATTTGGAATGGTATTCCATTTCTCCTCAGACTGGAGGAGGGCCTCGGCTATTTTAGCCTTATTCGTAGTAACAGGTCTTGCAATCATTATCTTCCTTAATCAGGATCCCTATCAACCCAGGGAACGGGATTATGCCTACGTCGGATCTTTCTTTGCCTTTGCTATATGGATAGGTATGGGGGTTACCGGGGTCATTGATCTCCTTAAAAAATATACTAAAGAGAATGTTGCAGTAAGTTATGCCTTCATTGCCCTCTGTATTGCTGGTTCTCCGATACTAATGGGAGCACAGAATTGGGATGATCATGACAGAAGCAACAGGTACGTTGCTCCAGATTATGCAAAGAATCTACTCAACTCTCTTGCACCTAATGCAATCGTATTTACAAATGGAGATAATGACACCTTCCCTCTTTGGTATGCCCAGGAAGTTGAAGGGGTTAGAACAGACGTACGCATAGTTTGTTTGAGCTTATTGAACACCGATTGGTATATCAAGCAGCTAAAGAACCAATGGTCTCACGAATCTGCTCCATTACCAATCAATCTTACAGATGAAGAAGTGGATATAATCACTTCAAGAATTGATCGATGGCAACCAAAGAACATTAATATTCCTGTTGATAAAGAAATGCTTAGGCAGGCTTTCTCAGGAGATTATGAGTACAAAGAAGCAATTGGTGTAAAACCCGATACTTCCCTCCCTATTCTCCAAACAGGCACTGATTTCGAAATTCCTGTGGATTCTCTAGATAATAGTATGAACTGGAGAGTGAACGGGAGGCTTTATGGTCAAGATGCTCAAGGTAATGGCGTATACTATATGCAGGTTCAGGATTTAATGATTCTTGAAATACTTGAATCTAACGATTGGTTACGCCCTGTATATTTTGCTAACACTGTTTCTACCCCAAGTATGCTTGGGATGGAAGATTACTTCAGAACCGAAGGTAAAGCTTACCGCATTATTCCGAAGAAGACTGAATCAAGATACACAGGGTATATCGATCCTGAGATCCATACAAGAAGGCTTCGAAATTTTAGCTTTACAGAATGGAATAACCCTGATGTTTATTTTGATGAGAACATCCGCAGAATGCTTGGAAATTACCGGTATACCTTCCTTCAACTGGCTGAAACTTTCAAGTCGCAGAATCAACCAGACAGCGCCGCTCATTATTTAAAAATGGCAGAGGAAAAACTTCCATTTAGACCTGATGAAGAGAATTTCAACCTGCAGGCACTTTTTGCTACCAATTACATCACTCTGAATAGAATGGAAGATGCCGGTAGGTTAGCGTTGAAAATCAAAGATAATATTGAAAGGGAGTTCACAAATAGTTTTGAAAATTTCATGAGCGCTCAACTTAGAGTTGAAGAACTAAGTGCAGAATTTGATGCAGCTCGCCGAAATGGAGATATCAACAAACAGCGCAGGCTTCGTCCTCAAATCAATGCACTCGCTCAACAAGCGCAATCCTTTGGAGACGAAGTAATGCAGGTCAGACAATATCTTGCCATTACACAGTTTGCCTTGTATCGATCCGGAAATATTGACGAAGCTAATGAACTTGTCACTACCATAAATACTTTAGTGCAAGGTAGCCCATTTCCTCTACTTCCTGCTGACGAACAAGAAAGTACAGCAGAGATAACCAGATATGGACTTCTTTAA